In the genome of Populus nigra chromosome 9, ddPopNigr1.1, whole genome shotgun sequence, one region contains:
- the LOC133703280 gene encoding signaling peptide TAXIMIN 2 produces the protein MGDCKPLGFLIGLPFALVALVLSLIGAVIWVIGTVLSCLCPCCICFAGLANFAVSLVKLPVKVMRWFIDLIPC, from the exons ATGGGTGATTGCAAGCCTTTAGGTTTCTTGATTGGGTTACCCTTTGCTCTTGTTGCTTTGGTTTTGTCTCTTATCGGTGCTGTTATTTGGGTTATTGG GACTGTGCTGAGCTGCCTCTGCCCTTGTTGCATTTGTTTTGCTGGACTGGCAAATTTTGCAGTGAGCCTCGTGAAGCTTCCCGTGAAAGTCATGAGATGGTTTATTGATCTGATTCCATGTTGA
- the LOC133702767 gene encoding uncharacterized protein LOC133702767 has protein sequence MESCSLLALSLSLLTLSYQFLAIKSDEALIQNLCHKTPEPVLCADCLHGDPSGKAADARRVALITVRCAEYDAEQVYNFTFNLWQNTPKSNAALYNILDTCSSQFLVAHDSFRGATVALEDQGWRNWRGTAIYELTTQVTPYLNRCLDLFKKQPQLPLPNTILVGTNAVNQGIAISLGILKNIPDKLIHS, from the coding sequence ATGGAGTCCTGCAGTCttctagctctctctctctccctcttaaCTTTGTCTTACCAGTTTCTGGCCATAAAATCTGATGAGGCTTTGATCCAAAACCTATGTCACAAAACACCAGAACCAGTCCTTTGCGCAGATTGCCTCCATGGTGATCCTAGCGGCAAGGCTGCAGATGCTAGGAGAGTAGCGCTGATAACTGTGCGCTGTGCCGAATACGATGCCGAACAAGTATATAATTTCACGTTCAACCTCTGGCAGAACACTCCCAAATCAAATGCTGCACTGTACAACATCCTTGACACATGTTCAAGCCAGTTTCTCGTGGCACATGATAGTTTTCGCGGCGCCACGGTTGCCCTTGAAGATCAGGGGTGGCGGAATTGGCGTGGGACTGCCATTTATGAATTAACTACTCAAGTCACTCCTTACCTGAACCGCTGCCTGGACCTCTTCAAAAAGCAACCGCAGCTTCCATTGCCAAACACTATCTTGGTCGGGACTAATGCTGTCAACCAAGGCATTGCAATTAGCTTGGGGATTCTGAAGAATATTCCTGATAAGTTAATCCACTCATAA
- the LOC133703914 gene encoding homeobox-leucine zipper protein ATHB-52-like: protein MDFFHSQNQHSPKHQNSSNKKRLTHDQVRLLERTFTTTKKLEPELKAQLANQLGVPPRQIAIWYQNKRARWKTQTLELDYNSLHAKLEDALADRRRLEREVVQLQEELRRAQQMVFHLNQGPAQPPVNVSSNSSCDEGGSSSLHEEANGEVLQLEELYACLYGAGGSTWG from the coding sequence ATGGATTTCTTCCATTCTCAAAACCAACACTCGCCAAAACACCAAAACAGCAGCAACAAGAAAAGGCTAACACATGACCAAGTGAGGCTCCTTGAGAGAACCTTCACAACCACCAAGAAGCTCGAGCCTGAGCTTAAGGCCCAGCTTGCAAACCAACTAGGGGTGCCCCCAAGACAAATTGCTATATGGTACCAAAACAAGCGAGCAAGATGGAAGACACAGACCCTTGAGCTTGACTATAATTCACTTCATGCGAAACTAGAGGATGCATTAGCCGATAGGAGGCGACTAGAAAGAGAAGTGGTACAACTTCAAGAGGAGTTGAGGAGGGCTCAACAAATGGTGTTCCACTTGAACCAAGGACCAGCTCAACCTCCTGTTAATGTTTCTTCTAACTCTTCTTGTGATGAGGGAGGCAGCTCTAGCTTGCACGAGGAAGCGAATGGTGAGGTCTTGCAACTTGAAGAGCTCTATGCTTGTTTGTATGGCGCTGGTGGGTCAACTTGGGGTTAA
- the LOC133702960 gene encoding uncharacterized protein At4g28440-like: MATQTPIEQQESSSASASAGAKPGLRKPVFIKVDQLKPGTGGHTLTVKVLNFNTVPQKDRRSVSLHVRQTRIAECLIGDETGTIIFTARNDQVDLMKPGTTVILRNAKIDMFKGSMRLAVDKWGRVEVTEPAEFEVKEDNNLSLVEYELVNVAEE, from the exons atggCGACACAAACACCGATTGAGCAACAGGAGAGTAGCAGTGCGAGTGCGAGTGCGGGTGCAAAACCGGGACTTAGAAAGCCTGTGTTCATCAAAGTGGACCAGCTTAAGCCTGGAACTGGAGGCCACACATTGACTGTCAAGGTCCTTAATTTCAATACTGTCCCTCAAAAGGACCGCCGATCGGTCTCTCTGCATGTTCGTCAGACACGAATAGCTGAATGTCTTATTGGGGACGAGACTGGTACCATCATTTTCACCGCAAGAAACGATCAAG ttgatctgatgaagccAGGGACAACTGTTATCCTCCGCAATGCAAAGATTGACATGTTTAAGGGGTCTATGAGGCTAGCAGTTGACAAATGGGGTCGTGTTGAAGTCACTGAGCCTGCAGAATTTGAAGTCAAGGAAGACAACAATCTCTCTCTTGTTGAATATGAGCTTGTGAATGTTGCAGAAGAGTGA